A single window of Pontibacter actiniarum DNA harbors:
- a CDS encoding DUF4396 domain-containing protein, translated as MKWTYPIVAFFTVLVIGFGLVNLIKEDLEVAPWAEMGAEEGRLYAHTKNVTRLVSADAADLHAYLKTAIPYPEATTADTAPNEENWEKFFQESLKPNPIPKHVVLVPGGSEEALQWALPALYYAYFYGSPVAFVNEGRLSGDATRYQHLKAYLIGPEELLPDAAAEGYQAWERITANTPHRLAVELAKFRDEQAEFGWGRPNDRQNGYFHYVVTTPHDALQGLAALPYARSNNATLLYTEEDGGLPGVVDSYVWGQRSDWFVSPSEGPFRHFWLVSNRVSYAAQGRLDFAVEKAEYPSMGPIALGDMEALLLLLVVWGVASAIFVWVHATYTLSMVKMPIKIAWGLSSLLLPILGPALYLNAYRKPTWKTEKGEWRWLRPHSLQSATATAMGFGYGATLMVAIGFLFVWFGFPIFFPEWMEGTFFWLGAGMPIMMIAMYVLAVLTAWLLAQYPMKKSMMPDMPDKKVYKMALVTTAVSMLAVSLGMMTGTWYMLMSKIPMMPKEDDVLWFGSIWLASFVGFLIAWPLNWLMIRKKLKPGNV; from the coding sequence ATGAAATGGACCTATCCTATAGTAGCTTTTTTTACTGTACTGGTTATCGGATTTGGCCTTGTTAACCTAATAAAAGAAGACCTGGAAGTAGCCCCTTGGGCAGAGATGGGTGCCGAGGAGGGGAGGCTTTACGCACATACCAAAAACGTGACCCGCCTGGTCAGCGCCGACGCAGCTGACCTGCATGCTTACCTCAAGACAGCCATTCCTTACCCGGAAGCCACCACGGCTGATACGGCCCCAAATGAAGAAAACTGGGAGAAGTTTTTTCAAGAGTCCCTAAAGCCCAACCCGATACCAAAGCATGTGGTACTTGTTCCCGGTGGAAGTGAAGAAGCCCTGCAATGGGCGCTTCCGGCGCTGTACTATGCCTACTTCTATGGCTCTCCCGTTGCGTTCGTGAACGAGGGCAGGTTAAGCGGAGACGCCACCCGCTACCAGCATCTGAAAGCCTACCTTATCGGGCCGGAGGAACTCTTGCCTGACGCTGCGGCAGAAGGTTATCAGGCCTGGGAGCGGATCACGGCCAACACACCACATCGACTGGCGGTGGAGCTGGCCAAGTTCCGGGACGAGCAGGCCGAGTTTGGCTGGGGCCGGCCCAACGACAGGCAAAACGGTTACTTCCATTACGTGGTCACCACTCCGCACGATGCCCTGCAGGGGCTGGCCGCCCTGCCGTACGCCAGAAGCAACAACGCCACGCTGCTTTATACTGAAGAGGACGGCGGCTTGCCCGGGGTGGTAGACAGCTATGTGTGGGGCCAGCGGTCCGATTGGTTTGTGTCTCCCTCCGAAGGACCTTTCCGGCACTTCTGGCTGGTGAGCAACCGCGTGAGCTACGCCGCCCAAGGCAGGCTTGACTTTGCGGTGGAGAAGGCAGAGTACCCCAGCATGGGCCCGATAGCGCTCGGCGACATGGAAGCGCTGCTTTTGCTGCTGGTGGTATGGGGCGTGGCCTCGGCCATCTTTGTGTGGGTGCACGCCACCTATACCTTGTCCATGGTTAAGATGCCCATCAAAATAGCCTGGGGCCTGAGTTCACTGCTGCTGCCTATACTGGGACCCGCTTTATACCTGAACGCCTACCGCAAGCCCACCTGGAAAACAGAAAAAGGAGAGTGGCGCTGGTTGCGCCCCCACAGCCTGCAGAGCGCCACGGCCACAGCCATGGGTTTTGGCTACGGGGCTACCCTGATGGTGGCCATAGGCTTTCTGTTCGTGTGGTTCGGCTTTCCGATTTTCTTCCCGGAGTGGATGGAGGGCACCTTTTTCTGGTTGGGGGCCGGTATGCCCATTATGATGATCGCCATGTACGTGCTGGCGGTGCTTACGGCCTGGCTGCTGGCACAGTACCCGATGAAGAAGTCTATGATGCCGGACATGCCCGATAAGAAAGTCTATAAAATGGCGCTGGTTACTACCGCTGTAAGTATGCTGGCCGTGAGTTTGGGCATGATGACAGGCACCTGGTATATGCTGATGAGCAAAATCCCGATGATGCCCAAGGAGGACGACGTGCTGTGGTTTGGAAGCATCTGGCTGGCATCGTTCGTTGGATTCCTGATAGCCTGGCCGCTGAACTGGCTCATGATCCGCAAAAAACTAAAACCCGGAAACGTATGA